GCTGGTACGCTACCGGACTTTTTGCCAGAGACTCAAGATATTCGCGAGGGCAGTTGGAAGATCCAGGGTATTCCTAGCGATCTACAAGACCGCAGGGTTGAGATTACTGGCCCGACTGACAGAAAAATGGTGATAAACGCACTCAACGCGAACGTAAAAGTGTTTATGGCCGATTTTGAAGACTCAATGTCACCTGCATGGGAAAAAGTCTTGGATGGGCAGATGAACCTGCGCGATGCGATTCGCGGCACAATCAGCTATACCAACCCGGGCAACGGAAAGCATTACGAATTAGCGCAAGACCCTGCAGTATTGATTTGTCGAGTTCGTGGCTTACACCTCAAAGAAAAACACGTCACCTTCAATAATCAAATCATCCCAGGGGCATTGTTTGATTTTGCACTTTATTTCTACAACAACTATCAAGCGTTGTTAAAAAAAGGCAGCGGTCCTTATTTCTATATTCCTAAATTGCAATCGCACCATGAAGCAAAATGGTGGAGTGAAGTCTTTCATTTCACGGAAGATTACTTCGGGCTGGATACGGGAACGATTAAAGCGACGGTGCTGATCGAAACGTTGCCGGCGGTATTTGAGATGGATGAAATTCTATTCTCATTAAAAGAGCATATTGTTGGCCTTAACTGTGGACGCTGGGACTACATCTTTAGTTACATCAAAACATTGAAGAAACACCCAGATCGCGTGCTGCCGGATCGTCAGGTAGTCACGATGGAAAAACCATTCCTCAACGCCTATTCAAGATTGCTAGTACGAACTTGTCACAAACGTGGTGCGTTTGCGATGGGGGGAATGGCGGCATTTATTCCAGCCAAAGATCCGGCTGAGAATCAAAAGGTACTGAATAAGATTTATAACGATAAGTCGTTAGAAGCTAACAATGGTCATGATGGTACTTGGGTTGCGCATCCAGGCCTTGCAGATACTGCAATGGAAGTATTCAGCAGCGTGCTTGGTGAGCGAACGAACCAACTGGATGTGAGTCGCGCTGATGATGCTCCGATCACCGCTACAGATCTGCTTGAACCATGCACGGGTGAACGTACAGAGCAGGGGATGCGTCATAACATTCGCGTTGCTTTGCAATATATCGAAGCATGGATCTCGGGGAATGGATGCGTGCCAATCTACGGGTTAATGGAAGATGCGGCGACGGCGGAAATATCGCGAGCTTCTATTTGGCAATGGATCCAGCATGGTAAAGACCTCGATAACGGACAAGTCGTGACCAAGCAATTGTTTGAACAGTACCTTGCCGAAGAAATAGAAGTCGTGAAGCAAGAGATCGGTGAAGCACGCTATCAAGCGGGTCGCTTTGAGGAAGCGGCAGCATTGATGGCTGATCTTACCACCAGTGATGAATTAACTAATTTCTTAACCATTCCAGGTTATGACTACTTGGATTAGTAACAGCAGATATAAACCAATAACGTGAAGGAATACTGGTGGATAAGGATGTACCGCCGGTCAAGATTACAAGCGCAACGCGCACCAATATGAGGGATAGACCGATGACATTAACTCGAAGCCAACAAATTGAAGCTCTAAAGCAAGACTGGGAAACCAATCCTCGTTGGAAAAACGTAAAACGTCCTTATACCGCAGAAGAAGTGGTTGAACTGCGTGGCTCGATGGTTCCTGCTAATACCATTGCTCAGCGAGGAGCTGATAAGCTTTGGTCACTGGTCAACGGCAGTGCGAAAAAGGGTTATGTTAACTGCCTAGGTGCCTTGACTGGTGGTCAAGCAGTACAACAAGCGAAAGCAGGTATCGAAGCCATCTATCTATCAGGTTGGCAGGTAGCAGCCGACAATAATACTGCATCAACCATGTACCCAGATCAATCACTCTATCCGGTAGACTCTGTACCTTCAGTAGTTAAACGCATTAACAACTCATTCCGCCGAGCTGACCAAATTCAATGGGCTGGTGGCAAATCGCCAGAAGACGGTGGCATTGATTACTTCCTACCTATTGTTGCCGATGCAGAAGCAGGCTTTGGTGGCGTGCTCAACGCTTATGAGCTAATGAAGTCAATGATTGATGCAGGTGCGGCAGGTGTGCACTTTGAAGATCAACTTGCTTCAGTGAAAAAATGTGGTCACATGGGCGGTAAAGTACTGGTTCCAACTCAAGAAGCGGTACAGAAACTAGTCGCGGCTCGTTTGGCGGCTGACGTTGCAGGAACGACCACGTTGGTGATTGCTCGAACTGATGCGAATGCGGCGGATCTGCTAACTTCAGATTGTGACCCATACGACAAAGACTTTATCGAAGGTGAGCGCACACAAGAAGGTTTCTACCGAGTGCGCGCGGGCATTGACCAAGCGATTTCACGTGGTCTTGCTTACGCACCGTATGCGGACCTTATCTGGTGTGAAACGGCAACACCGTGTTTAGAAGAAGCACGTAAGTTTGCTGAAGCTATCCACGCCGAGTACCCAGATCAATTGCTAGCCTACAACTGCTCACCTTCTTTTAACTGGGAGAAGAATCTAGACGCAGAGACGATTGCCAAATTCCAACAAGAACTAGCAAACATGGGTTACAAATACCAGTTCATCACACTCGCTGGTATTCACAACATGTGGTTCAACATGTTTGAGTTGGCTCATGCTTACGCACAAGGTGAAGGTATGCGCCATTACGTTGAAAAAGTTCAACGCCCTGAATTTGAAGCGGCTGAGAAAGGTTACACTTTCGTGGCTCACCAACAAGAGGTGGGTACTGGCTACTTTGATAAGATGACGAACACCATTCAAGGTGGTAACTCATCAGTCACGGCTCTAACTGGTTCAACAGAAGAAGATCAGTTTTAGTTGAGCTAGGTTGAGATGAGATAGTGACTTTAGTCATCATACCCATTCTTGAATGGGTATGACTCAACCGCAAGCAATTCTGTTCCTAGAGATAACACCCTATTTAGGCATATTTTGATGTTCTTTGAGCGGCGCGGGCCGCTCTTTTTTATACATCAAATTCTTCAGGTTCTGCTTCTTCTTGCAACTCCAGCAAATTAATTGCAATAGCAACAAAATCACTGTTAGTCATGATTCCCACCAAGCGTCCTTTATCAACGACAGGAAGACAACCGACTTTATGTTTTTGCATATAAATCGCTGTCTCTTTCAAACCAGCTTTTGGGCTGACACTCATCACGTTGACGCGCATCACTTCGTGTAAAGGCGTGCTTAGGGTGAATGATTGCTCTTCCGGAACATCTTGTAAGCTAGAATCTTGCGCGGCGAGTACATCCCGTTGGGTAATAATGCCCAGTAGATGTCGATCCGCATCGACGATAGGAATGTGTCGAATACCAAGCGCTTCCATAGTGTGTTTGGCATCTGAAAGTAGATGAGAGCGTAACAAGGTGTGCGGGTTACGAGTCATCATATCTTCGACTTTAATCATGGTAACCTCCTTTAGAGTTTGCGCAGATTGTTACCGCAAAGGTAAAGGTAGTCCCTGAGGCATTTACGTTACTGTTCGTACGGTAAATAGGCAAAGGGACATCTGTTATTACTATAGAAATAAACCGCAGAATTTTTTGAGAGCTAGCCGAGTTTTCTCAGTAAATCCCCCAACCAATAGTAAGGAAATTTATCAACGCAATTGCTGCAGCGTTGGTTCAAGTTTACCGGTAATCTAATTGAGCTCGGATTGAGTTTAGGTTGTAACGAGTGTGAAGGGTTTTGTTTGGCGGCTGATACAAGAATGATTACAATATCTTCCCTTGCTATTGCGGCTTTGCGACATATACTAGTCGGCTGCGAAAAGCTCCGTGACTACTGTTGTTAACCCAAATTAAGACCCAAACACATGCAAGTATCTGATTTCCATTTCGACCTTCCTGATGAATTGATCGCACGTTACCCACAACCGCAACGTACAGCGAGTCGTCTTCTGCAACTAGATGGCAATACTGGCGAGCTGGTGGACGGTACATTTACCGATGTACTGGGACACATTCAGGCAGGTGACTTAGTCGTATTTAACAATACACGAGTGATCCCTGCGCGTATGTTTGGTCGCAAAGAATCGGGTGGTAAATTGGAAGTGCTGGTCGAGCGTATGCTGGATGAAAAGAGCATTCTTGCTCATGTGCGCTGTTCGAAATCACCAAAACCGGGTTCAATTATCTTTGTTGGTGAGAATGATGAATTCTCTGCTGAGATGGTGGCACGTCACGATGC
Above is a window of Vibrio taketomensis DNA encoding:
- a CDS encoding CBS domain-containing protein produces the protein MIKVEDMMTRNPHTLLRSHLLSDAKHTMEALGIRHIPIVDADRHLLGIITQRDVLAAQDSSLQDVPEEQSFTLSTPLHEVMRVNVMSVSPKAGLKETAIYMQKHKVGCLPVVDKGRLVGIMTNSDFVAIAINLLELQEEAEPEEFDV
- the aceA gene encoding isocitrate lyase, with translation MTLTRSQQIEALKQDWETNPRWKNVKRPYTAEEVVELRGSMVPANTIAQRGADKLWSLVNGSAKKGYVNCLGALTGGQAVQQAKAGIEAIYLSGWQVAADNNTASTMYPDQSLYPVDSVPSVVKRINNSFRRADQIQWAGGKSPEDGGIDYFLPIVADAEAGFGGVLNAYELMKSMIDAGAAGVHFEDQLASVKKCGHMGGKVLVPTQEAVQKLVAARLAADVAGTTTLVIARTDANAADLLTSDCDPYDKDFIEGERTQEGFYRVRAGIDQAISRGLAYAPYADLIWCETATPCLEEARKFAEAIHAEYPDQLLAYNCSPSFNWEKNLDAETIAKFQQELANMGYKYQFITLAGIHNMWFNMFELAHAYAQGEGMRHYVEKVQRPEFEAAEKGYTFVAHQQEVGTGYFDKMTNTIQGGNSSVTALTGSTEEDQF
- the aceB gene encoding malate synthase A — its product is MLAQTPDKTTLTKEAQETLSLLKTLGDVSSEHHAIYPQEAQTFLALLCQQFAPKVEGLLTAREQKQASIDAGTLPDFLPETQDIREGSWKIQGIPSDLQDRRVEITGPTDRKMVINALNANVKVFMADFEDSMSPAWEKVLDGQMNLRDAIRGTISYTNPGNGKHYELAQDPAVLICRVRGLHLKEKHVTFNNQIIPGALFDFALYFYNNYQALLKKGSGPYFYIPKLQSHHEAKWWSEVFHFTEDYFGLDTGTIKATVLIETLPAVFEMDEILFSLKEHIVGLNCGRWDYIFSYIKTLKKHPDRVLPDRQVVTMEKPFLNAYSRLLVRTCHKRGAFAMGGMAAFIPAKDPAENQKVLNKIYNDKSLEANNGHDGTWVAHPGLADTAMEVFSSVLGERTNQLDVSRADDAPITATDLLEPCTGERTEQGMRHNIRVALQYIEAWISGNGCVPIYGLMEDAATAEISRASIWQWIQHGKDLDNGQVVTKQLFEQYLAEEIEVVKQEIGEARYQAGRFEEAAALMADLTTSDELTNFLTIPGYDYLD